The genomic interval CACTCACATTAAACTGAACCTAGTACACATTGGTTTCTATGGccttgtttggataaacaatttAACAAAGCATTTATCATATAAATGCTTATATAAGCTATTCTATAACAACTTTTGTAGCTCTCCATAAGCTATCCTGGAGAGCTAAtggaaataaagtaataaactGAAAACAACTTTTGTACATGTCATAATTAGTTTCAATAAGCTCTTCCAAACAGTCTCATAAATGCTTATACCAAAagataagctcaaataagtcaatccaaacaaACCCTATATAAAAGATGATTTACTAATGTCGTAAAGCATCAAGGCTTAGAAAAAGGAAATCTAACAGGTGCCGAGATATATAAGATAACTAATGCCTTGGCAGGAAAAGTAAAATGGTCCAAACAGGGAGGAGTTGGAGGAGGAAAAGCAAAAAATAGAActaatattcaaatatttacCTTGTAGAAGCAGCTAGTTCCAAAAGGGCAGTTTCCATCCCCAAAGTCAAAATGCTTGCAGTCAATTGACCTAAAATGGTATTCaaacaatacaaaaataaaaatatcagaAAAGGCTTGACACATTAACTCTGAACTATTATTTTGCCTATCAGGAAATACAGGATATGTGCATATGTTTAACCATAAGCCATCCAAGGTTTCCATATAACTAGTTGTGTAGCACATACACTCCAGATTGAAGGCATGACTGATTATACATTCAACTTCTtacatttttcaaataattatttgtgttAACGTGTCAGTGTTGTGTCCTAGTCCGTGTTTTTGTCAATGCTTCATACATGATTAAATTGTGGATCAATTAGATAGAAAAGGcaaaacaaaatacataaatagatGTTGTGAGTGATGAAGAAATTACTTGAGCTTTGCCTTGTAGGTATCGATGATTTCCAGTTTCTCATCACTTGTAGCATACCAAATAACACTTGGAACGACAAAGTAAGATAGCTTGCGACATATAGGACATGCCCGCAATGTGCTATTAACATCCATCCCTAATGTCGGGTTACTACTACGCCAATTTCTAATACACGATATGCAGAATGGATGATCGCATTCAGATAGCAGCCCAAACTTACGTTCAGCTGCTGTAGGCTTTGAAAGAACGCGCTCCAGGCAAACACTGCATTCGATTTCTTGACTTCTTTTCAATGCCTCAAGATGCTTTTGCTTATTTTCGCAACTCATCATATGTTCTTCTCTTTCTTCAGGCCGGAAAGGATGCAAGCAATGTCTTCCACACGAGGGGCATAAATCTCCATGTACATGAGGACATTGTTCACCTCGTGGACAGTTTCCAGCAGCAGCAAAGGAACAAATTGGAAGCTCAGAAGGCGAAGTAATTATCGATTGAACAACATCATCTTCCCTTAAGAAATCGTGATGAACAGATTCTTGATTCCAGGCTGGTATACTGGGAAGAACATAAGGAGTGTTGGAAAGAGAAAACTCGGCAGCTGTAGTAACATCGTTTGATGTAATTCTGGTATTACCAAGTACAACAGATTCTGAAACAAGGGGCTGGTTTTCGATTATTGAAGAAGATGGAGTAGAGGGCTGCGCTCGAGAAGCTTTGACATGATCATACCTGCAGCGACTACCATAAGCACAAACTCCTTTCTGATAAAAGGTGCATATCTGCAACAACAATACAACAAACACAAACGGTCAGCGAAACCTAACTCGATAACCATAAATTGGTAAGATGTTTAGGATAGAAGAGGCTGTATCACCAACATTGTTTGGAGGGGCTTTCCAGTCATGAGAAAATTCACAATGCTCCCCTTTCAGACAAGCGCCATGAGCAAAGAACTTACAAAGAACCCTAAAGGATTCAGAAGACgagaaaatacacaaattagaACAGTTTTCAAGTTGCATAGGAACACAAAGAAAATTAACACCAAAGGCAAAGGGGCACACAACACGTGTCCTCAGTATCAAAAATCAAAGACACCGTTGAAAAcattataacaatgttt from Cicer arietinum cultivar CDC Frontier isolate Library 1 chromosome 5, Cicar.CDCFrontier_v2.0, whole genome shotgun sequence carries:
- the LOC101501349 gene encoding putative RING-type E3 ubiquitin transferase C3H69, producing the protein MSKRVLCKFFAHGACLKGEHCEFSHDWKAPPNNICTFYQKGVCAYGSRCRYDHVKASRAQPSTPSSSIIENQPLVSESVVLGNTRITSNDVTTAAEFSLSNTPYVLPSIPAWNQESVHHDFLREDDVVQSIITSPSELPICSFAAAGNCPRGEQCPHVHGDLCPSCGRHCLHPFRPEEREEHMMSCENKQKHLEALKRSQEIECSVCLERVLSKPTAAERKFGLLSECDHPFCISCIRNWRSSNPTLGMDVNSTLRACPICRKLSYFVVPSVIWYATSDEKLEIIDTYKAKLKSIDCKHFDFGDGNCPFGTSCFYKHAYRDGRLEEVALRHLGAADGDTIIAKDIRLSDFLANMHLS